A single window of Synechococcus sp. C9 DNA harbors:
- the purD gene encoding phosphoribosylamine--glycine ligase, with amino-acid sequence MKVMVVGGGGREHALAWKLAQSPQVTKVFCVPGNGGTATLPKAVNMPMLPVDVEGITRFALVQGVGLVVIGPETPLALGMADQMRAQGLRVLGPGQAGAQLEASKVWAKAFMQAEGIPTAPAQVFRELAPAQSYIEQQPLPVVVKVDGLAAGKGVTVAQTHAEAIQAVQAALTGQFGQAGQQVLVETFLTGEELSLLALTDGETLYPLLPAQDYKRLGAGDTGPNTGGMGACAPVPWVTEELLQRVEREIFTPLLAGLKRRGIDYRGVIYAGLMVTPQGDPLVVEFNCRFGDPETQVILPLLDSCLLELALACAEGRLGEVPPPVWRPGYAATVVMASGGYPGEWVKGYPVRGLDLAEATGALVFHGGTRRERNQTFTDGGRVLNITGYGATLDEALEQSYLGVKQVDFTDCYYREDIGWRLKNRQE; translated from the coding sequence GTGAAGGTGATGGTGGTGGGTGGGGGTGGACGGGAACACGCCCTGGCTTGGAAGTTGGCGCAATCCCCGCAAGTAACGAAGGTGTTTTGTGTGCCGGGCAATGGCGGTACTGCCACCCTACCCAAGGCGGTGAATATGCCCATGTTGCCGGTGGATGTGGAGGGGATTACCCGGTTTGCTCTGGTGCAGGGGGTGGGGCTGGTGGTGATTGGACCGGAAACTCCTTTGGCGTTGGGCATGGCAGATCAGATGCGGGCGCAGGGGTTGCGGGTGTTGGGACCGGGGCAGGCGGGGGCGCAGTTGGAAGCCAGCAAGGTGTGGGCAAAAGCCTTCATGCAGGCGGAGGGGATTCCCACGGCTCCGGCGCAAGTTTTTCGGGAGTTGGCTCCGGCTCAAAGTTATATTGAGCAACAGCCCCTGCCAGTGGTGGTGAAGGTGGATGGACTGGCGGCGGGGAAGGGGGTGACGGTGGCGCAAACCCACGCCGAGGCGATTCAGGCGGTGCAGGCGGCTTTGACGGGGCAATTTGGGCAAGCGGGACAGCAGGTGTTGGTGGAAACATTTTTGACCGGGGAAGAGCTTTCCCTGCTGGCTTTGACGGATGGGGAAACCCTCTACCCGCTTTTGCCCGCCCAGGACTATAAACGCTTGGGGGCGGGGGATACGGGACCAAACACGGGGGGGATGGGTGCCTGTGCGCCGGTGCCCTGGGTGACGGAGGAATTGTTACAGCGGGTGGAGCGGGAAATTTTTACGCCGCTTTTGGCTGGGTTGAAACGGCGGGGGATTGACTATCGGGGGGTGATTTATGCCGGATTGATGGTGACGCCCCAGGGTGACCCGTTGGTAGTGGAGTTTAATTGCCGCTTTGGTGACCCGGAAACCCAGGTGATTTTGCCCCTGTTGGATTCCTGCTTGTTGGAGTTGGCGTTAGCCTGTGCGGAGGGACGGTTGGGGGAAGTGCCGCCGCCGGTGTGGCGACCTGGATATGCGGCAACGGTGGTGATGGCTTCCGGGGGTTATCCGGGGGAATGGGTCAAGGGTTATCCGGTGCGGGGGCTGGATTTGGCGGAGGCGACGGGGGCATTGGTGTTTCACGGGGGTACCCGCCGGGAGCGCAACCAAACCTTTACCGATGGGGGACGGGTGTTGAACATCACCGGCTATGGTGCCACGTTGGACGAGGCGCTGGAGCAAAGTTATTTGGGGGTGAAGCAGGTAGATTTCACCGATTGCTACTATCGGGAAGATATTGGTTGGCGACTGAAAAACCGTCAGGAATAG
- a CDS encoding phosphoglycerate kinase yields MAKKSVASLTAQDLEGKRVLVRVDFNVPLDKEQQITDDTRVRAALPTINYLRERGARVVLCSHLGRPFKKDKTTGEVKLVKEGNSLAPVAARLGELLGTPVQFVPDCIGEVATQMVQGLQNGQVALLENVRFYAEEEANDPEFAKKLASLADLYVNDAFGTAHRAHASTEGVTRYLKPAVAGFLIEKELQYLQGAIDQPRRPLAAIIGGSKVSSKIGVIEALLDKVDKLILGGGMIFTFYQAQGLSVGKSLVETDKLDLAQSLLAKARERGVELVLPTDVVVADKFAPDAQAQTVPVTAIPEEWMGLDIGPAAIAQIQQALQGCQTVIWNGPMGVFEFDQFAVGTRAVATTLADLTDQGCTTIIGGGDSVAAVEQAGLGERMSHISTGGGASLELLEGKILPGIAALENA; encoded by the coding sequence GTGGCAAAAAAATCGGTGGCCAGTCTGACGGCCCAGGACCTGGAAGGCAAACGGGTGCTGGTGCGGGTGGATTTTAATGTGCCTTTGGACAAGGAACAGCAGATTACCGATGATACCCGGGTGCGGGCGGCTCTGCCAACGATCAATTATTTGCGGGAACGGGGGGCACGGGTGGTGCTGTGTAGCCATCTGGGGCGACCCTTCAAAAAGGATAAAACCACTGGCGAGGTGAAATTAGTTAAAGAGGGGAATAGCCTGGCGCCCGTGGCGGCTCGGTTGGGAGAGTTATTGGGGACGCCGGTGCAGTTTGTCCCGGATTGCATTGGGGAGGTGGCCACCCAAATGGTGCAGGGTTTGCAGAATGGGCAGGTGGCCCTGCTGGAAAATGTGCGTTTTTATGCAGAAGAGGAAGCCAACGACCCGGAATTTGCCAAAAAATTAGCGAGTTTGGCCGATCTCTACGTGAATGATGCCTTTGGGACGGCGCACCGGGCCCACGCCTCCACCGAAGGAGTGACCCGTTATCTCAAGCCCGCAGTGGCAGGGTTTTTGATTGAGAAAGAATTGCAGTATCTCCAGGGGGCGATTGACCAGCCCCGCAGGCCTTTGGCGGCGATTATCGGTGGTTCCAAGGTGTCCAGTAAAATTGGCGTGATCGAGGCGCTTTTGGACAAGGTGGACAAGCTGATCCTGGGCGGAGGGATGATTTTCACCTTTTACCAGGCTCAGGGGTTGAGCGTCGGCAAATCCCTGGTGGAAACGGACAAGCTGGATTTGGCCCAGAGCCTCCTGGCCAAGGCGAGGGAGCGGGGGGTGGAATTGGTACTGCCGACGGATGTGGTGGTGGCGGACAAATTTGCCCCGGATGCCCAAGCCCAGACCGTGCCGGTGACGGCGATTCCCGAGGAATGGATGGGGTTGGATATTGGCCCTGCCGCCATTGCCCAGATTCAGCAAGCCCTCCAGGGGTGTCAGACGGTGATCTGGAATGGGCCGATGGGGGTGTTTGAATTTGACCAGTTTGCCGTGGGGACCCGGGCGGTGGCGACAACCTTGGCGGACTTGACCGACCAGGGCTGTACCACGATCATTGGCGGGGGGGACTCGGTGGCCGCCGTGGAGCAGGCGGGGTTGGGGGAACGGATGAGCCATATTTCCACCGGGGGGGGTGCCAGTTTGGAACTCCTGGAGGGGAAAATCTTGCCTGGGATTGCCGCCCTGGAAAACGCATAG
- a CDS encoding protein phosphatase 2C domain-containing protein produces the protein MDNIECSNPNCYSLNPETNRFCQVCGAPLEFVFLWVTGDPLVGVELERPYQERYRLRGPNLLLDLQPGRQPVSLDTIPVEAQPYLRLFPFRLHLPQVQAVIPVGGQPRLVLSQVPLLPEEYGTRIPPLKPVQSFGKAWAEATGFRQLSWLWQIARLWPILSYQQVAGSLLRPQLLRVEGPVFRLRELVQDGEQTTLAQLGEFLSRLVPTTQPAVRGLVKQVCEGMIQQQITSGEELAQQLDRGLDEFRHTWNGQVSVVALTDPGPTRRRNEDACYPAPHQGSRLSGTDGLPFAIVCDGIGGHEGGDMASNLAIETISQQLNPRVLAKVDTKVVTEELAMIVCNANDRITQVNNQQQRQERQRMGTTLTMTLLRDYEVFLANVGDSRIYWVTRYGCYQVTTDDDVASREVRLGYSLYPQALKQPAAGALVQALGINSSGLLHPTIQRFPLDEDSVFLLCSDGLSDNNLVDQYWQLELLPVLTGEVDLPTATQRLIDLANQKNGHDNVTVVLIHYQVAPAKTAPVNGRPLSVPEPSPTQGQRGAIPPPPEPITKGRRGAVPSPAEPITQGRRGAIPPPSIPPLRSQTALPPSSARPKPLPLALLLVGLVVGLLTLAAGGWLWWQENRQRDNPLFLVSSPTPPDFQPTLTLPKFNGYVNTLAINAQGNQLAIGSEDGSISLWQLPGGQSQGFLRRSGVSVMGVTFIRNGQQLASFDRSSLELWGVNDGRRIGELVGPRGVVTAMATNGTGQFLAVGDANGEVYLWDLNLAGAPSFRQQLPELGKIDALALSPDGTLLAAASQGQQVVELWDVPNRTRKFTLTRPDLRHGIWSLSFRPDGQVLASGGGDGKVSLWNPGSGAWLKTLQAPGIVYSLVFSPDNALLFSGTGTTSPDSRVITVWNPAKGTALQVLKNHQEAVKALAITPNGRLLVSGGLDNQAILWQSPQ, from the coding sequence ATGGACAACATCGAATGTTCCAATCCCAATTGCTATAGCCTGAATCCTGAGACCAACCGGTTTTGTCAGGTCTGTGGTGCGCCCTTGGAGTTTGTGTTTCTGTGGGTGACCGGCGACCCGTTGGTGGGGGTGGAATTGGAACGTCCCTACCAGGAACGGTATCGCCTGCGGGGGCCAAATTTACTGCTAGATTTGCAACCGGGTCGTCAGCCGGTGAGTTTGGATACGATTCCGGTGGAGGCGCAACCCTACCTGCGGTTGTTTCCGTTCCGGCTCCATTTGCCCCAAGTGCAGGCGGTGATCCCGGTGGGGGGACAACCCCGGTTGGTCTTGAGCCAAGTCCCCCTGCTCCCGGAGGAGTACGGCACCCGCATCCCCCCCCTCAAACCCGTGCAATCTTTTGGGAAAGCCTGGGCGGAAGCGACGGGGTTTCGCCAGTTGAGTTGGCTGTGGCAAATTGCCCGTCTGTGGCCGATCCTGAGCTACCAACAGGTGGCGGGGAGTTTACTCCGACCCCAGCTTTTACGGGTGGAAGGGCCGGTGTTCCGCCTGCGGGAATTGGTGCAGGATGGGGAACAGACGACCCTGGCTCAGTTGGGGGAGTTTTTATCCCGTCTGGTGCCCACCACCCAACCGGCGGTGCGGGGCTTGGTCAAGCAGGTGTGCGAGGGGATGATCCAACAGCAAATCACCAGCGGGGAAGAACTGGCGCAACAGTTGGACCGGGGGTTGGATGAGTTTCGTCATACCTGGAATGGGCAGGTGAGTGTGGTGGCCTTGACCGACCCCGGCCCGACCCGTCGCCGCAATGAGGATGCGTGCTATCCGGCTCCCCACCAGGGTTCCCGCCTGAGCGGTACCGATGGACTGCCCTTTGCGATTGTCTGTGATGGCATCGGCGGCCATGAGGGGGGGGATATGGCCTCCAACCTGGCGATTGAAACCATCAGCCAGCAACTCAATCCCCGGGTGTTGGCCAAGGTGGATACCAAGGTGGTGACCGAGGAATTGGCCATGATTGTCTGCAATGCCAACGACCGGATTACCCAGGTGAATAACCAACAGCAACGCCAGGAGCGGCAACGCATGGGCACCACCCTGACCATGACCCTCCTGCGGGATTACGAAGTGTTTTTGGCTAATGTGGGGGACAGTCGCATTTACTGGGTCACCCGTTATGGCTGTTATCAAGTCACCACGGATGATGATGTGGCCTCCCGGGAGGTGCGGTTGGGGTATAGCCTCTACCCCCAGGCCTTGAAACAACCGGCGGCGGGAGCTTTGGTGCAGGCGTTGGGGATCAATTCCTCGGGTCTGCTTCACCCCACCATCCAGCGGTTTCCTTTGGATGAGGACAGTGTCTTTTTGCTCTGTTCCGATGGGTTAAGCGACAACAATTTGGTGGATCAGTATTGGCAGTTGGAACTGTTGCCCGTCCTCACGGGGGAGGTGGATTTACCCACGGCCACCCAACGGTTGATTGACCTGGCGAACCAAAAAAATGGCCACGATAACGTGACGGTGGTGCTGATTCATTACCAGGTGGCTCCTGCCAAAACTGCCCCGGTGAATGGCCGTCCCCTGTCTGTACCAGAGCCATCCCCTACCCAAGGCCAGCGGGGAGCGATTCCCCCACCCCCGGAACCAATCACCAAAGGCCGCCGGGGAGCCGTTCCCAGTCCCGCTGAACCAATCACCCAAGGTCGGCGGGGAGCGATTCCCCCACCCTCAATTCCCCCTTTGCGGAGCCAAACCGCCCTGCCGCCATCTAGCGCCCGCCCCAAACCCCTGCCCTTGGCCCTGCTCCTGGTGGGATTGGTGGTTGGCTTATTGACCCTGGCCGCCGGGGGTTGGTTGTGGTGGCAGGAAAACCGCCAGCGGGATAACCCCCTTTTCTTGGTCAGTAGTCCTACACCCCCGGATTTTCAACCCACCCTGACGCTTCCCAAATTTAATGGTTATGTGAATACCCTCGCCATCAATGCCCAGGGCAATCAATTGGCGATTGGGAGCGAAGATGGCAGTATCAGTCTCTGGCAACTGCCGGGGGGGCAATCCCAGGGATTTTTGCGCCGGAGTGGGGTCTCCGTCATGGGGGTCACGTTTATCCGCAATGGGCAACAATTGGCGAGCTTTGACCGGAGCAGTCTGGAACTGTGGGGGGTCAACGATGGTCGGCGCATTGGGGAACTGGTCGGGCCGAGGGGGGTGGTGACGGCCATGGCGACCAATGGTACCGGGCAATTTCTGGCCGTGGGGGATGCCAACGGGGAGGTCTATCTATGGGATTTGAACCTAGCCGGTGCCCCGAGTTTTCGCCAGCAACTCCCGGAATTGGGCAAAATTGATGCCCTTGCCCTCAGCCCCGATGGGACGCTTTTAGCCGCCGCCAGCCAGGGTCAACAGGTGGTGGAACTCTGGGATGTGCCCAACCGCACCCGCAAATTCACCCTTACCCGCCCGGATTTGCGTCACGGCATCTGGTCCCTCAGCTTTCGCCCCGATGGGCAGGTATTAGCCAGCGGCGGTGGGGATGGCAAGGTGTCCCTGTGGAACCCCGGCAGTGGGGCGTGGTTGAAAACCCTCCAGGCACCGGGGATTGTTTACAGCCTGGTCTTTAGCCCCGACAATGCCCTGCTGTTTAGCGGCACCGGCACGACTTCCCCTGATAGCCGGGTGATCACCGTCTGGAACCCCGCCAAGGGCACGGCACTGCAAGTCCTCAAGAACCATCAGGAGGCGGTCAAAGCCCTCGCCATCACCCCCAACGGTCGTCTGCTGGTTTCCGGGGGGTTGGACAACCAGGCGATCCTTTGGCAAAGCCCTCAGTAA
- the murD gene encoding UDP-N-acetylmuramoyl-L-alanine--D-glutamate ligase — protein sequence MGQALVLGLGKSGLAAAHLLHRQGWQVAVQDSSISLSLTQQKANLEALGMTIHLGQPFAPPEPPPELVVVSPGVPWDVPILQQLRAQGIDVVGEMGLAWRSLCTYPWVGITGTNGKTTTTSLVAAILQEAGYRAPACGNIGTPACDLVGQEVDWIVAEISSFQIESSPQIAPHIGVWTTFTPDHLDRHYTLENYCRIKAHLLSQSQIKILNGDDPYLRANFAQRWADIIWTSTQGYDALPPSEKPGIYVQDGQVMVEDRAIFSLENFPMPGNHNRQNLLLAIAVAHVLKIPPEIITQAMRQFPGVPHRLEVLGMHQGITYINDSKATNYDAAQVGLASMTEPTILLAGGQAKIGDDWHWLQTIQKRAVGVVLFGAAAESFAQRLMSVNYTPFLRVENLAEAIPAAQQLAQETGAKVILLSPACASFDQYPNFEARGDHFRQLFHNQVTR from the coding sequence ATGGGTCAGGCATTGGTTTTGGGGTTAGGGAAATCGGGGTTGGCGGCGGCTCATTTGCTCCACCGGCAGGGGTGGCAGGTTGCAGTACAAGATAGTTCCATTTCTCTGTCATTAACCCAGCAAAAAGCCAATTTGGAAGCCCTGGGGATGACCATCCATCTTGGACAACCCTTTGCCCCGCCGGAACCCCCGCCGGAGTTGGTGGTGGTCAGTCCGGGGGTGCCTTGGGATGTGCCGATTTTGCAACAACTGCGGGCACAGGGGATTGATGTGGTCGGAGAAATGGGACTAGCCTGGCGCAGTCTTTGTACTTATCCGTGGGTGGGGATCACCGGCACCAATGGTAAAACCACAACGACCAGCCTCGTTGCCGCCATTTTGCAGGAGGCGGGTTATCGGGCACCGGCCTGTGGCAATATCGGCACACCTGCCTGTGATTTGGTGGGGCAAGAGGTGGACTGGATTGTGGCGGAAATCAGCAGTTTTCAGATTGAATCATCTCCGCAAATTGCCCCACACATTGGGGTATGGACAACGTTTACACCCGACCATTTGGATCGTCATTATACCCTGGAAAATTATTGTCGAATTAAAGCCCATTTATTATCTCAATCCCAGATCAAAATTCTGAATGGGGATGACCCCTATCTACGGGCAAATTTTGCTCAACGGTGGGCGGATATAATTTGGACAAGCACCCAAGGATATGATGCGTTACCCCCCTCTGAAAAACCTGGTATTTATGTGCAAGATGGGCAAGTGATGGTTGAAGATAGGGCTATTTTTAGCTTAGAAAATTTCCCGATGCCGGGGAATCATAATCGCCAAAATTTACTCCTAGCCATTGCCGTTGCTCATGTCTTGAAAATTCCTCCCGAAATCATCACCCAGGCGATGCGTCAATTTCCTGGGGTGCCCCACCGTTTAGAAGTACTGGGGATGCATCAGGGAATCACTTATATTAATGACAGCAAAGCCACCAATTATGATGCCGCTCAAGTAGGTTTAGCCAGTATGACTGAGCCGACTATTTTACTGGCAGGGGGGCAAGCGAAAATTGGCGACGATTGGCACTGGTTGCAGACCATTCAAAAGCGAGCGGTTGGGGTAGTATTATTCGGGGCGGCGGCAGAGAGTTTTGCCCAACGATTAATGAGTGTTAACTATACCCCTTTTTTGAGGGTAGAAAATTTAGCTGAAGCCATACCGGCGGCGCAACAATTAGCGCAAGAAACGGGTGCCAAAGTGATTTTGCTCTCCCCTGCCTGCGCCAGTTTTGACCAGTACCCCAATTTTGAAGCCCGGGGGGATCACTTTCGCCAGTTATTTCATAACCAAGTAACCAGGTAA
- the glyS gene encoding glycine--tRNA ligase subunit beta, which yields MTDFIWELGTEELPADFITGALAQWQETIPSTLAAVDLVPQGIAYYGTPRRLAVQLTGVPDHQPEQRVEVKGPAVQAAYRDGEPTPALLGFLRSRQAELSQVERRETPKGEFVYLVQTIGGRPAPQVLAELIPQWWQGLTGRRFMRWGDGPVKFSRPIRWLLALWGEQVVPVTLTNGSEQLHGDRISYGHRVLHPEPVTIPQAGMYLDCLRQAGVEPDVPIRQAKIQQELQRVVPPHSQAASPTNLLTEVTQLVEWPSGILGTFDPLYLHLPAPVITTVMTQHQRYFPVLNAQGELLPNFVTISNGHAQYEATIRRGNERVLKARLADAQFFYETDLRQPLAAYVPQLANVTFQEQLGSVLAKVHRIEKLLTKILAVTDYPSEEIQQILRTAHLCKADLVTQMVGEFSELQGIMGGDYALKTGESPVVAQGIREHYQDVPTTLNGQWVALVDRLDTVVGILAVGLIPTGSSDPFALRRAVRNILMITAAIYPTYPLNLQQLFQEMVAILREDFPQFNDVELQRHWYSLVTQRLHTILQEKGLDYDLINALLGSENPEVTERILTNVQDLFDRAEKLMNLRANGILQTIYATVNRATRLAYQGTLSTSELSAEKLIEPQWLQAPIERELYQAVNQLLTQTQATKCTGDYDGLIEKLQEIAPILERFFDGSESVLVMDENPAIRQNRLNLLGLIRNSALVLADFSQIVKS from the coding sequence CAGCCCGAACAACGGGTCGAAGTGAAAGGCCCTGCCGTGCAAGCGGCCTATCGAGACGGCGAACCGACCCCAGCGCTGTTGGGATTTTTGCGTTCCCGTCAGGCGGAACTTAGCCAGGTGGAACGGCGCGAGACCCCCAAGGGTGAATTTGTGTACCTCGTCCAAACCATTGGTGGTCGTCCTGCCCCCCAGGTCTTGGCGGAACTGATTCCCCAATGGTGGCAGGGGTTGACGGGTCGTCGGTTCATGCGTTGGGGGGATGGCCCCGTGAAATTTAGCCGCCCCATCCGTTGGTTGCTAGCACTTTGGGGGGAACAGGTGGTGCCCGTGACCTTGACGAACGGTTCCGAACAGTTGCATGGCGACCGAATCAGCTACGGCCATCGGGTGTTGCATCCTGAGCCAGTCACCATTCCCCAAGCAGGGATGTACTTAGATTGTCTGCGGCAGGCGGGGGTGGAACCCGATGTGCCCATCCGGCAAGCCAAAATTCAGCAGGAACTCCAGCGGGTCGTGCCCCCCCACAGTCAGGCGGCAAGTCCCACCAATTTATTAACAGAAGTCACCCAATTGGTGGAATGGCCAAGTGGGATTTTGGGAACCTTTGACCCGCTCTATTTGCATCTGCCTGCCCCCGTCATTACCACCGTGATGACCCAACACCAGCGGTATTTTCCCGTATTAAATGCCCAAGGGGAATTGTTACCCAATTTTGTCACCATTAGTAATGGTCATGCCCAGTATGAAGCGACGATTCGGCGGGGGAATGAACGGGTACTCAAGGCTCGTTTGGCGGATGCCCAATTTTTCTATGAAACAGATTTACGCCAACCCTTAGCTGCCTATGTCCCCCAATTAGCAAATGTGACCTTTCAGGAACAATTGGGTTCGGTGCTGGCGAAAGTCCACCGCATTGAAAAACTGTTGACCAAAATTTTAGCGGTTACCGATTATCCAAGCGAGGAAATTCAACAGATTCTCCGCACAGCCCATTTGTGCAAAGCCGATTTGGTCACGCAAATGGTGGGGGAATTCAGCGAATTGCAGGGCATCATGGGGGGGGATTATGCCCTAAAAACCGGAGAATCACCGGTGGTGGCACAAGGGATTCGTGAGCATTATCAGGATGTACCAACGACCTTGAACGGACAATGGGTTGCGCTTGTGGATCGGTTGGATACGGTGGTGGGAATTTTGGCGGTGGGGTTAATTCCTACGGGTTCCTCAGACCCCTTTGCCCTCCGGCGGGCGGTACGCAATATCCTAATGATCACGGCGGCGATTTATCCCACCTATCCCCTGAATTTACAACAGTTATTTCAAGAAATGGTAGCTATTTTAAGGGAGGATTTTCCCCAATTCAATGATGTAGAACTGCAACGTCATTGGTATAGCTTAGTCACCCAAAGGTTACATACAATTTTGCAGGAAAAAGGGCTAGACTATGATTTAATTAATGCACTCTTGGGTTCAGAAAATCCAGAAGTTACGGAACGAATTTTGACCAATGTCCAAGATTTATTTGACCGGGCTGAAAAGTTAATGAATTTACGAGCGAATGGGATTTTGCAAACCATCTATGCCACGGTGAATCGTGCTACTCGTTTGGCCTATCAAGGCACCCTATCCACCTCAGAATTAAGTGCCGAAAAGCTCATTGAACCCCAATGGTTACAGGCACCCATTGAGCGGGAACTCTATCAAGCGGTGAATCAATTACTCACCCAAACTCAAGCCACTAAATGCACGGGCGACTATGACGGTTTAATTGAAAAACTCCAGGAAATTGCGCCAATTTTAGAACGATTTTTTGATGGTTCCGAAAGCGTTTTAGTCATGGATGAAAACCCTGCCATTCGCCAAAATCGCCTGAATTTACTGGGCTTAATTCGCAACAGTGCCCTAGTGCTGGCGGATTTCTCGCAAATTGTGAAAAGCTGA